A single Natrinema pellirubrum DSM 15624 DNA region contains:
- a CDS encoding sensor histidine kinase has protein sequence MTMRSVPIVDRVTDAFFALDTSFRFTYLNERAETLLKRSREDLIGRVMWDEFPQTVETQFPEGFHRAMDEQVPVSFEIYHAPLETWFEARAYPSETGLSVFMRDVSERKAQETTLAQHAAVVEAIRDAVVTLDRNREIITVNGATESVLGAGRSTLVGEHIETLTEAAGIDDDDAVEIGRAITDVDVGNADRRQLELPYVGPNGDDRMGEFRFVPVEDNAATVAAIVRDVTDQHEYDRVVTSLHEVTRWLLESDDPEEICAIAVHAGSDLLDLPISGVWLLEEEQGYLEPVAGTAGAHDEFGGLPRFNPGEGLVWEVFEGGEVQLFDDLGDTDGLYNPETPLRSEIIAPIGTHGVLMTGSYDPHWFDETDVDLISTLVENTRAALDRADRERVLRDRTAELERQTERLEAVAEILSSDLQNQLEAVADALADDGADEWEFPLAEDTVETTLDRAERLVDDVREFARNASAVGPRSRLRLESAIDDAIADSRLDPDNVVVDAPAALRADPDRFVHLLQTAFDSAVARANDDVTIQIGLVGFEDDGSRGLFLLDDAAEIPPNAHDRVLDPTADDDTAIDGLGLALVRAIAEAHDWTCTVTNGDNGGTRIEIREITTLDRDPA, from the coding sequence ATGACGATGCGTTCCGTACCGATCGTCGATCGCGTCACCGACGCCTTCTTCGCTCTCGATACGAGCTTTCGGTTCACCTATCTCAACGAACGGGCGGAGACGTTACTGAAACGCTCCCGAGAGGATCTGATCGGGCGGGTCATGTGGGACGAGTTCCCTCAGACCGTCGAGACGCAGTTCCCCGAGGGCTTTCACCGCGCGATGGACGAACAGGTGCCGGTTTCCTTCGAAATCTATCACGCCCCCCTCGAGACGTGGTTCGAGGCACGGGCCTATCCCTCCGAAACGGGCCTCTCCGTGTTCATGCGCGACGTCAGCGAGCGGAAGGCCCAGGAGACGACGCTCGCCCAACACGCCGCGGTCGTCGAGGCGATCCGCGACGCCGTCGTCACGCTCGATCGCAACCGCGAGATCATCACCGTCAACGGCGCGACCGAGTCGGTGCTTGGTGCGGGCCGCTCGACGCTCGTCGGCGAACACATCGAGACCCTGACCGAAGCGGCGGGGATCGACGACGATGACGCCGTCGAGATCGGGCGGGCGATCACCGACGTCGACGTCGGCAACGCCGACCGCCGCCAGCTCGAGTTGCCCTACGTCGGGCCGAACGGCGACGACCGGATGGGCGAGTTCCGGTTCGTCCCCGTCGAGGACAACGCGGCGACGGTCGCCGCCATCGTCCGCGACGTCACCGACCAACACGAGTACGACCGCGTCGTCACGTCGTTGCACGAGGTCACCCGCTGGCTGCTCGAGTCCGACGATCCCGAGGAGATTTGTGCGATCGCCGTCCACGCCGGCAGCGACCTGCTCGATCTCCCCATCAGCGGCGTCTGGCTGCTCGAGGAGGAACAGGGCTACCTCGAACCGGTCGCCGGCACCGCGGGGGCCCACGACGAGTTCGGCGGCCTCCCGCGGTTCAACCCCGGCGAGGGGTTGGTCTGGGAGGTCTTCGAGGGCGGCGAGGTCCAACTGTTCGACGATCTCGGCGATACCGATGGACTCTACAATCCCGAGACGCCGCTTCGATCTGAGATCATCGCCCCGATCGGGACCCACGGGGTTCTCATGACGGGCTCGTACGACCCCCACTGGTTCGACGAAACCGACGTCGATCTCATTTCGACGCTCGTCGAGAACACTCGTGCCGCCCTCGACCGGGCGGACCGGGAACGAGTCCTGCGGGATCGGACGGCCGAACTCGAGCGCCAGACCGAACGCCTCGAGGCCGTCGCCGAGATCCTCTCGAGTGACCTTCAGAACCAGCTCGAGGCCGTCGCCGACGCCCTCGCGGACGACGGAGCCGACGAGTGGGAGTTCCCGCTGGCGGAAGACACCGTCGAGACGACGCTCGACCGGGCCGAACGGCTCGTCGACGACGTCCGGGAATTTGCCCGCAACGCCTCCGCGGTCGGTCCGCGAAGCCGACTCCGCCTCGAGTCGGCGATCGACGACGCGATCGCCGATTCCCGGCTGGACCCCGATAACGTCGTCGTGGACGCGCCGGCCGCGCTCCGGGCCGATCCCGACCGGTTCGTCCACCTCCTCCAGACGGCGTTCGACAGCGCGGTCGCTCGGGCGAACGACGACGTGACGATCCAGATCGGACTGGTCGGGTTCGAAGACGACGGCAGCCGCGGGCTCTTCCTCCTCGATGATGCCGCGGAGATCCCGCCGAACGCACACGATCGCGTCCTCGACCCGACCGCCGACGACGACACCGCGATCGACGGCCTCGGGCTCGCGCTCGTCCGGGCGATCGCCGAGGCCCACGACTGGACGTGTACGGTCACCAACGGCGACAACGGCGGCACCCGGATCGAAATCAGGGAGATAACGACCCTCGATCGGGACCCCGCGTAA
- a CDS encoding pyridoxal phosphate-dependent aminotransferase, whose amino-acid sequence MSFELSDRVQTVPPSGIRRFFEIADERDDVISLGVGEPDFATPWAARDAAIASLEQGKTSYTANRGKSDLREAIADYVADRFDLGYDPDEEIIVTAGASEAVDLAFRAFVDPGDTVAIAQPSYISYEPGVIFAGGEVLSVPTKEEDDFRLTVEGLEEAGADEADVLVLCYPNNPTGAIMPAEDLEPIAEFAREHDLMVLSDEIYAELTYDGDHTSIASFEGMRERTIVFNGFSKAHAMTGLRLGYALGPADAIGAMNKIHQYTMLSAPTTAQYAALEALDSCEDDVREMVDQYDRRRQFVLSRFREIGMDVFEAKGAFYCFPEVPEGFTAEEFAEEVLREQGVAVVPGDVFGTGGEGHLRISYATGLEDLREALNRIEAFVADNA is encoded by the coding sequence ATGAGCTTCGAACTGTCAGACCGGGTGCAGACGGTGCCGCCGTCGGGCATCCGCCGGTTCTTCGAAATCGCCGACGAGCGCGACGATGTCATCTCGCTGGGCGTGGGCGAACCCGACTTCGCGACGCCGTGGGCGGCCCGCGACGCCGCCATCGCCTCGCTCGAGCAGGGCAAGACCTCCTACACCGCCAACCGCGGCAAGAGCGACCTCCGCGAGGCGATCGCCGACTACGTCGCCGATCGGTTCGATCTGGGCTACGATCCCGACGAGGAGATCATCGTCACCGCCGGGGCCAGTGAGGCCGTCGATCTCGCCTTCCGGGCGTTCGTCGATCCCGGCGACACGGTCGCGATCGCCCAGCCCTCCTACATCTCCTACGAGCCCGGCGTGATCTTCGCCGGCGGCGAAGTGCTGTCGGTCCCCACGAAAGAGGAAGACGACTTCCGGCTCACCGTCGAGGGCCTCGAGGAAGCGGGCGCCGACGAGGCCGACGTCCTCGTCCTCTGTTACCCGAACAACCCAACTGGCGCGATCATGCCCGCCGAGGACCTCGAGCCGATCGCCGAGTTCGCCCGCGAACACGACCTGATGGTCCTCTCGGACGAGATCTACGCGGAACTGACCTACGACGGGGATCACACCTCGATCGCGAGCTTCGAGGGGATGCGCGAGCGGACGATCGTCTTCAACGGCTTCTCGAAGGCCCACGCGATGACCGGGCTCCGGTTGGGCTATGCGCTTGGCCCGGCCGACGCCATCGGCGCGATGAACAAGATCCACCAGTACACGATGCTGTCGGCCCCGACGACCGCTCAGTACGCCGCCCTCGAGGCGCTCGACTCCTGCGAGGACGACGTCCGGGAGATGGTCGATCAGTACGACCGCCGCCGACAGTTCGTCCTCTCGCGATTCAGGGAGATCGGGATGGACGTCTTCGAGGCCAAGGGAGCCTTCTACTGTTTCCCCGAGGTCCCCGAGGGCTTTACCGCCGAGGAGTTCGCCGAGGAAGTGCTGCGCGAACAGGGCGTGGCCGTCGTCCCCGGCGACGTCTTCGGCACCGGCGGCGAGGGCCACCTGCGGATCTCCTACGCGACCGGCCTCGAGGACCTTCGAGAGGCGCTGAACCGGATCGAGGCGTTCGTCGCCGACAACGCCTGA
- a CDS encoding HalX domain-containing protein translates to MSDTPSVLIVEDEPDLADLYAAWLEEECRVRTAYDGAEALDAIDETIDVVLLDRRMPGLSGDTVLDTMRERSLDCRVAMVTAVEPDFDIVEMGFDDYLVKPVSGDELVDVIDQLLLRSTYDDQLREFFALASKKALLDDQKTAAERQSSQEYAELEDRLAVLRVRVDDTMQELLAQDGYRQLWRDIAGESFETE, encoded by the coding sequence ATGTCCGATACCCCATCCGTCCTGATCGTCGAAGACGAGCCCGACCTCGCGGATCTCTATGCCGCCTGGCTCGAGGAGGAGTGTCGCGTCCGCACGGCTTACGACGGCGCCGAGGCGCTCGATGCGATCGATGAGACGATCGACGTCGTATTGCTCGATCGGCGGATGCCGGGGCTCTCGGGCGATACCGTCCTCGACACCATGCGGGAACGGAGCCTCGATTGTCGCGTCGCGATGGTGACGGCGGTCGAACCCGACTTCGACATCGTCGAGATGGGGTTCGACGATTACCTGGTCAAGCCGGTTTCGGGCGACGAACTCGTCGACGTGATCGACCAGTTACTGCTTCGTTCGACCTACGACGACCAGCTCCGGGAGTTCTTCGCGCTGGCCTCGAAGAAGGCGCTGTTGGACGACCAGAAGACCGCGGCTGAGCGCCAGTCGAGTCAGGAGTACGCCGAACTCGAGGACCGACTGGCCGTCCTCCGGGTCCGGGTCGACGACACGATGCAGGAACTCTTAGCGCAGGACGGCTACCGACAGCTCTGGCGGGACATCGCGGGTGAGTCGTTCGAAACGGAATAG